In Nostoc edaphicum CCNP1411, the sequence ATGGTTCCATTCGCCGCCTACCCATTGCCCATGCAGACCCATCGAAAGCGGAGTTGGCGCGTAAACTTCAGGAGTATGCAACAGATTACAAGGGTGTAAGTGCAATTACTAGAGTAATGCAAACTGGGCAAAGCGAATTAATCTCAGAGATATCTGACTCGCTATTAGTAGCAAGTACTCAGAATCAGGAACACTTAGAACTGGTTCGGCAATTGGGGATTAAGTCTGTGATGATTGTGCCGTTAATCACACAAGGGCAAGTACTCGGCACTATCACCTTTGTCACCGCAGAATCAAACCGTCGCTACGATCGCTCTGACCTAACTTTAGCAACAGATATTACCCATCGTGCTGCTTTAGCAGTAGAAAATGCCCGACTTTATGGAGATATCCACCAGGCTTTAATCCATTACGCCGAATCTCTATCTCTTCTAGATGCGCTGCTAGGTGCTGCTCCTGTTGCCGTATGCTTTTTAGATCGGGAACTGCGATATATCCGAATTAATCAAGTTTTCGCTGATATTAACGGTTTGACTGTAGAAGAACATCTAGGACGCAAATTTGGAGAAGTGTTGCCAGCGATGGCGACTGAGTTAGAGCAACAGTTACAGCGGGTGTTGGATACTGGAGAACCCCTGCTGAATATAGAAATTAGCGGTGAGACAAGGAAGCAACCCGAACGTTACGGCTACTGGCTGGGCAACTATTACCCAGTCAACAATGCAATGGGCGAAACGGTAGGAATTGGGATTATTTTGGCAGATGTGACATCAGCAAAGGAAACAGAAGTTGCTTTGCGGGAAAGCGAAGAAAGGTTCCGAACCATCTTCAATCAGGCAGCTGTGGGGATTAGTCTGGTAGCGTTGGATGGACAATTTCTACAAATTAATTCTGCTCTGTGCGAAATTACTGGATACAGCCATGAAGAGTTAATTCAAATGAACTTCGAGGAAATTACCCACCCTGACGACTTAGAAGTTGATTGGGAGAATGCTCGGCGAGTCTTGGCAAAAGAAATTAGTGGTTATTCCCTAGAGAAGCGCTACATCCGCAAAGATGGTTCCATTGTTTGGGTAAACCTAACTTCATCAGCAGTTTGGAATGCTAACGGACAACCAAAGTATGCATTAGGCATTATTGAGGATATTAGTGAACGCAAACGAGTTGAAGCCACACAACAGTTTTTAGTCGAAGCCAGCACCTTACTAGCTGCGTCATTAGATTATGAGATCGCCTTGGAAAGTGTGGCTAATCTTGCAGTTCCGACCCTTGCAGACTGGTGTATTGTAGATGTTTTCCAGGAAGATTGGTCAAGTAAACAAATTGCGATCGCAATTGCCGACCCTACAAAACTAAAGATTTTAGACGAAATTCGACGGCGTTATCGACCCAAAACTAGAGCCAAACAGCTTGTACGGCAGCTAAAGCTAGGAATATCTGCCTTTTACTCCGAATTATCTGACTCTAATCTTGTCCAGATGGCTGAAGATGAGGAACATCTGCAATTGCTGCAAAGCCTGGGTATTCGTTCTCTCATGGTGATTCCAGTTCGTTCTCGTGGGCAATTATTTGGAGCAATCTCTTTTTTTACAGCCGAGTCGGGTCGGTACTACCAACAAACAGACTTGGCTTTAGCAGAAGATATTGCTCGTCGGGCGGCGACAGCCATCGACAACGCTAGACTTTACCAGGAAACTCAACAGGCAAAACAGGCAGCTGAACGGTCTGTTAATCGCACGGTACTTTTACAAAGAATAACTGCTGCCCTCTCGGAAGCCCTAACTCCCCAACAGGTGGCTGATGTGGTGGTGAACCAAGGGATTGCCGCCTTAGAAGCCACTGCTGGTTCCGTTGTCTTACTTACTGAGGGGGGTAAAGAACTGAAAGTTGTGCAAGCAATTGGCTATCCACAATCGCTGATGGATGCTTGGGCAAATTTTCCGATCGCAGCACCTAACCAAATTGCGGAAACAGTCAGAACTAGAGCGCCGATTTTTTTAGAAAATTTAGCAGCCTTGATTGCTAAATATCCTCATTTAACGGGTGCTGTGACTCTTACCGGAAATAATGCCTGGGCTACCATTCCCTTGATCGCAGAAGGTAAAATAATTGGGGCACTGGGATTAAGCTTTGCCACTGTACAAATATTTAACGAAGAAGACCGGGGATTTATGTTGACACTGGGACAACAATGTGCTCAAGCAATCGCCCGCGCTCAACTTTACGAAGCCGAAAAGACTGCAAGGGCACAAGCCGAGACAGCCAACCGGATTAAGGATGAATTTTTGGCTGTCCTTTCCCATGAACTCCGAACTCCTTTGAATCCGATTTTAGGGTGGGCAAAGTTACTCAGAACCCGCAAGTTCGACGAACCCACCAAAATCCGGGCGTTGGAAACAATCGAGCGGAATGCTAAGTTACAAACCCAATTGATTGGGGATTTACTTGATGTTTCGCGGATTTTACAAGGTAAAGTCAGGTTAAATCTCTATGCAGTCAATTTGAAAGCAGCGATCGCAGCTGCACTAGAAACGGTACGTTTAGCAGCAGAAGCCAAATCAATTCAAATTCAAACGGTGTTAAGTGATGATATCGGCAAAGTTCTCGGCGATGGCGATCGCTTGCAACAAGTAATGTGGAATCTCCTCTCCAATGCCGTTAAATTCACACCCACAGAAGGACTTGTAGAAGTGCGGCTAGAGCAAGTTGGGTTAGATGCCCAAATCCAGGTGATTGATACAGGTAAGGGAATCAACCCAGAATTTTTACCCTACGTCTTTGATTATTTCCGCCAAGCAGATGCTAAAACAACCAGAGTATTTGGTGGATTGGGATTGGGACTGGCAATTGTGCGCCATCTCGTAGAACTTCACGGTGGTACAGTTCAGGCAGAGAGTCTGGGAGAAGGACAGGGGGCTACCTTTACAGTCAGACTACCTTTGCTGAAAAATTCTGAGTTGCGAGTCAGCAGTGATGAGGCTTCTCAAACAGAACTGAGTACCGACGACACATTACTTGCTGGAGTGCAAATATTGCTTGTGGACGATCAAGCTGATGTGCGAGAGTTTTTTAGCTTTGCACTAGAACAATATGGTGCAACTGTCACAGCAGTTGAATCAGCAACCGAAGCGCTAGAAATATTAGTGCAATCCAAGCCAGATATTCTGTTAAGTGATATTGGAATGCCTTTAATGGATGGCTATATGTTGCTTGGCGAGGTGAGAAAATTACCGCCAGAACAAGGTGGAGAAATTCCAGCGATCGCTTTGACTGCTTATGCTGGAGAAATTAATTATAACCAAGCAATGGCAGCAGGATTTCAAAAACACTTACCGAAACCCGTCGATCCTGTAGATTTAGCCGCTGCGATCGTTAATCTGATTGGGCACAATCAACCTTGACCAAAAAGCGGAGGGGCAGGGAGCAGGGAGCAGGGGGAGAAAGCCCTGCCCCAAAGCCGTGGAGCGGAGCAAAGCATGGGTGGGTATGAAGCCCC encodes:
- a CDS encoding PAS domain S-box protein, with translation MPHIHSSQLLRYGITVLIVAIALVLMLMLDPWLSMSGTPFLLFFSAVTVSAWYGGLKSGLLATSLSALLSNYFFLPPVFELSFDLSNSVRIGLFALQGLLFSIICESLKTAKKQADGNLQKLRVSEERFRLALSSSDILVFQQDRDLRYQWIHNPQGLETAEKMLGKSDYELFSALVAEQLRVIKLKVIETGVATREEVYLTTCGKYRCYDLLVEPLRDAGNNIQGITCAGVNITERKQAEIEKARLHQELQQAVQQKEESLALLNAWLASSPVALAFLDMELRYIHANEALAAINGIPQSQHIGRTLREVLPEWAAQIEPVFEQVMESRQPLLNQEVSGETCPPGIYRYSLVSYHPVCLPDGQLLGVGVTGIDITQLKQTEQALRESEAKFRSVVESNMIGIGFWNRDGRITDANDAFLNMVGYSREELVSGKLNWQNLTPTEYLPLDKQALNQFQDSSFCTPYQKEYIRKDGSRFPILAGGSHFEGTVERGAFFILDITERKQAEERLRYIAQISNLLSTSLDYEKTLEQIAKISVPQLADWCSVDILNDDGSIRRLPIAHADPSKAELARKLQEYATDYKGVSAITRVMQTGQSELISEISDSLLVASTQNQEHLELVRQLGIKSVMIVPLITQGQVLGTITFVTAESNRRYDRSDLTLATDITHRAALAVENARLYGDIHQALIHYAESLSLLDALLGAAPVAVCFLDRELRYIRINQVFADINGLTVEEHLGRKFGEVLPAMATELEQQLQRVLDTGEPLLNIEISGETRKQPERYGYWLGNYYPVNNAMGETVGIGIILADVTSAKETEVALRESEERFRTIFNQAAVGISLVALDGQFLQINSALCEITGYSHEELIQMNFEEITHPDDLEVDWENARRVLAKEISGYSLEKRYIRKDGSIVWVNLTSSAVWNANGQPKYALGIIEDISERKRVEATQQFLVEASTLLAASLDYEIALESVANLAVPTLADWCIVDVFQEDWSSKQIAIAIADPTKLKILDEIRRRYRPKTRAKQLVRQLKLGISAFYSELSDSNLVQMAEDEEHLQLLQSLGIRSLMVIPVRSRGQLFGAISFFTAESGRYYQQTDLALAEDIARRAATAIDNARLYQETQQAKQAAERSVNRTVLLQRITAALSEALTPQQVADVVVNQGIAALEATAGSVVLLTEGGKELKVVQAIGYPQSLMDAWANFPIAAPNQIAETVRTRAPIFLENLAALIAKYPHLTGAVTLTGNNAWATIPLIAEGKIIGALGLSFATVQIFNEEDRGFMLTLGQQCAQAIARAQLYEAEKTARAQAETANRIKDEFLAVLSHELRTPLNPILGWAKLLRTRKFDEPTKIRALETIERNAKLQTQLIGDLLDVSRILQGKVRLNLYAVNLKAAIAAALETVRLAAEAKSIQIQTVLSDDIGKVLGDGDRLQQVMWNLLSNAVKFTPTEGLVEVRLEQVGLDAQIQVIDTGKGINPEFLPYVFDYFRQADAKTTRVFGGLGLGLAIVRHLVELHGGTVQAESLGEGQGATFTVRLPLLKNSELRVSSDEASQTELSTDDTLLAGVQILLVDDQADVREFFSFALEQYGATVTAVESATEALEILVQSKPDILLSDIGMPLMDGYMLLGEVRKLPPEQGGEIPAIALTAYAGEINYNQAMAAGFQKHLPKPVDPVDLAAAIVNLIGHNQP